In Mytilus edulis chromosome 7, xbMytEdul2.2, whole genome shotgun sequence, a single genomic region encodes these proteins:
- the LOC139482152 gene encoding uncharacterized protein, whose protein sequence is MASSFDHCGICSSRHVSKPSVVWCPHCDEGLCQDCIEHHSLSKATRNHKTVIIDEYHKLPSFIANINLHCDEHNEKYQLFCKEHNEVLCRKCAISAKHVECKEMFPVEDVIKNAKTSVTFTEIESSFQKMKENLKLILEDRQKNISSLFGSKQKIESEISAIRRQINQHLDEIQHHFIVELNKAVEKSTHQIQTFIASLKNKQRETDECIEDVESIKDHATDMQTYIGTRLLENKLNQIENDMQSWINGGSLAHTVVSYKIDSELNYIKDEITKFGKPVVDVQSCKLPIRRRKESQAQLMKVKTEPKTIDHITLTLKTKIKISASNVSGCCILPCGRLVISNYDPSFLLLLTPDGTLEKKITNIMPKIFDVSCVDKETIAVASASDKNISIVSLESGKTIKRIQTTFPCLGLTYTNGSLIVSPNNGQLQEISLGDNKTNTICSSISSNYVASLGNKLFFGKSEETDTIICQNRNGEMLWTFTNKTALRKHRCIAVDEFGNVFVAGNKSNSVVAISSDGKKHKILLSKTDLVLKPWAIDYNIKSKSLLVANERNGQVLVYNVNYA, encoded by the coding sequence ATGGCTTCCTCTTTTGATCACTGTGGTATTTGTAGTTCAAGACACGTTTCTAAGCCATCCGTGGTTTGGTGCCCACACTGTGATGAAGGATTATGCCAAGACTGTATAGAACACCATAGCTTGTCAAAGGCAACAAGAAACCACAAGACTGTTATCATTGACGAATACCATAAATTACCATCATTTATCGCGAACATCAATCTGCACTGCGATGAACACAACGAAAAGTACCAATTGTTTTGCAAAGAGCATAATGaagttttatgtagaaaatgcgcTATTTCTGCGAAGCATGTAGAATGTAAAGAAATGTTCCCCGTTGAAGATGTCATTAAAAATGCTAAAACATCTGTAACCTTTACCGAAATCGAGTCATCAttccaaaaaatgaaagaaaatcttAAACTTATCCTTGAGGACAGACAAAAGAATATATCTTCGCTGTTTGGGTCGAAACAGAAAATAGAGTCCGAGATATCAGCGATTCGACGCCAGATAAATCAACACCTTGATGAAATACAACACCATTTCATTGTTGAATTAAACAAAGCTGTGGAAAAATCGACCCATCAAATACAAACCTTCATTGCATCTCTAAAGAATAAGCAAAGAGAAACAGACGAGTGTATAGAAGATGTAGAAAGCATAAAAGATCATGCAACCGATATGCAAACATATATAGGAACAAGGcttttagaaaataaactgaatcaaatagaaaatgacatgcaGTCTTGGATAAATGGTGGTAGTTTGGCTCACACCGTAGTTTCGTACAAGATAGACTCTGAATTAAATTACATTAAAGACGAGATAACAAAGTTCGGAAAACCTGTTGTAGACGTGCAATCATGTAAACTGCCAATACGAAGGAGGAAAGAGAGCCAGGCTCAGTTGATGAAAGTAAAGACGGAGCCTAAAACAATTGATCATATCACATTGaccttaaaaacaaaaataaaaatatcagcgTCAAATGTCTCAGGTTGCTGTATTTTGCCTTGCGGTAGACTTGTGATTTCAAACTATGACCCCTCGTTTTTGTTGTTATTAACACCTGATGgcacacttgaaaaaaaaataactaatataATGCCCAAAATTTTTGATGTTTCTTGTGTCGATAAAGAAACTATTGCAGTAGCATCAGCTTCTGATAAAAACATTTCAATAGTTAGTCTTGAATCAGGGAAAACAATAAAAAGGATCCAAACAACCTTTCCCTGTCTAGGCTTGACTTACACGAATGGCAGTTTAATAGTTTCCCCAAATAATGGACAGTTGCAGGAAATCAGCTTAGGGGATAACAAGACAAATACCATTTGTAGTTCTATTTCCTCAAATTATGTCGCCTCTCTGGGAAATAAACTGTTCTTTGGAAAAAGCGAAGAAACAGATACCATTATCTGTCAAAATAGGAACGGTGAGATGCTGTGGACATTTACAAACAAAACGGCTTTACGAAAACACAGGTGTATCGCAGTAGATGAATTCGGAAATGTGTTCGTCGCTGGGAACAAATCAAATAGCGTCGTTGCAATATCTTCTGATggcaaaaaacacaaaatactcCTGTCAAAAACAGACTTGGTTTTAAAACCATGGGCAATCGACTACAACATCAAATCAAAATCTTTGCTTGTGGCAAACGAACGAAATGGTCAAGTACTTGTATACAATGTTAACTATGCTTAA